A genomic region of Tsukamurella pulmonis contains the following coding sequences:
- the glgB gene encoding 1,4-alpha-glucan branching protein GlgB: MTENPAAAAAVDPDTAARLLAGTYHDPHAILGAHPTVRGTVLRALKPGATAVTAVIGGEHYPLAQLQGALWGTEVPITDLADYRYEVLYPAGSVVVADGYRFLPTIGELDQHLISEGRHERLWDVLGAHLRSYTTPDGEVTGTSFAVWAPNAHGVTVIGDFEYWAGESYPMRTLGSSGVWEVFVPGVPDGAAYKYRIFTAAGGTVEKADPMARRTEVPPATASIVTHSTHQWRDAAWIAERAKQVPTDRPMSTYEVHLGSWRQGLSYLDLAHELADYVTETGFTHIELLPVAEHPFGGSWGYQVTSYYAPTSRFGTPDEFREFVDVMHARGIGVIMDWVPAHFPKDAWALARFDGEPLYEHGDPQRGEQLDWGTYVFDFGRREVRNFLVANALYWFDEFHVDGLRVDAVASMLYLDYSRPEGGWTPNVYGGRENLEAVEFLQEMNATVHKHFPGVVTVAEESTSWPGVTRPTNLGGLGFTMKWNMGWMHDTLGYLGRDQVHRTFHHHEITFSLMYAWSENFVLPISHDEVVHGKGTLWTRMPGDARTKASGVRALLAYMWGHPGKQLLFMGQEFGQVREWSEERSLDWDSLDGWEGELHAGIQALTRDLNAAYRSHPALWSQDTTPSGYEWVDANDSQNNVLSFLRWGSDGSVVLCLYNFSGQTHERYRVGVPFAGSWREILNTDSTAYEGSGAGNMGGVTADARAWHGREASAEVVLGPNSAVWLTFDGEAGASR; this comes from the coding sequence ATGACCGAGAACCCCGCTGCGGCAGCGGCTGTCGACCCCGACACCGCCGCGCGACTGCTGGCCGGCACCTACCACGATCCGCACGCGATCCTGGGGGCGCACCCGACGGTGCGGGGCACCGTGCTGCGCGCGCTCAAGCCGGGTGCCACCGCCGTCACCGCCGTGATCGGGGGTGAGCACTACCCGCTCGCACAGTTGCAGGGCGCGCTGTGGGGCACGGAGGTTCCGATCACCGACCTCGCCGACTACCGCTACGAGGTGCTCTACCCGGCCGGCAGCGTCGTCGTCGCCGACGGCTACCGCTTCCTGCCGACGATCGGCGAGCTCGATCAGCACCTGATCTCCGAGGGCCGGCACGAACGGCTGTGGGACGTCCTCGGCGCGCACCTGCGCAGCTACACCACGCCCGACGGCGAGGTCACGGGCACGTCCTTCGCGGTCTGGGCGCCGAACGCCCACGGCGTCACCGTGATCGGCGACTTCGAGTACTGGGCCGGCGAGTCCTACCCGATGCGCACCCTCGGCTCCTCGGGCGTGTGGGAGGTCTTCGTGCCCGGCGTCCCCGACGGCGCCGCCTACAAGTACCGGATCTTCACCGCCGCCGGCGGCACCGTCGAGAAGGCCGACCCGATGGCGCGGCGCACCGAGGTGCCCCCGGCCACCGCGTCGATCGTCACCCACAGCACCCACCAGTGGCGCGACGCCGCCTGGATCGCCGAGCGCGCCAAGCAGGTCCCCACTGATCGCCCGATGAGCACCTACGAGGTGCACCTGGGCTCGTGGCGGCAGGGCCTGAGCTACCTCGACCTGGCGCACGAGCTGGCCGACTACGTCACCGAGACCGGCTTCACGCACATCGAACTGCTGCCGGTGGCGGAGCACCCCTTCGGCGGATCCTGGGGCTACCAGGTCACCTCGTACTACGCGCCCACCTCCCGCTTCGGCACCCCGGACGAGTTCCGCGAGTTCGTCGACGTGATGCACGCCCGCGGGATCGGCGTGATCATGGACTGGGTGCCGGCGCACTTCCCCAAGGACGCCTGGGCGCTGGCCCGCTTCGACGGTGAGCCGCTCTACGAGCACGGCGACCCGCAGCGCGGCGAGCAACTCGACTGGGGCACCTACGTCTTCGACTTCGGCCGCCGCGAGGTGCGCAACTTCCTCGTGGCCAACGCCCTGTACTGGTTCGACGAGTTCCACGTCGACGGCCTCCGGGTGGACGCGGTGGCCTCGATGCTCTACCTCGACTACTCGCGCCCGGAGGGCGGCTGGACGCCCAACGTGTACGGCGGCCGGGAGAACCTCGAGGCGGTGGAGTTCCTGCAGGAGATGAACGCCACCGTGCACAAGCACTTCCCGGGCGTGGTCACCGTGGCCGAGGAGTCCACCAGTTGGCCGGGCGTGACCCGGCCGACCAATCTCGGCGGCCTCGGCTTCACCATGAAGTGGAACATGGGCTGGATGCACGACACCCTCGGCTACCTGGGACGCGATCAGGTGCACCGCACCTTCCACCACCACGAGATCACCTTCTCGCTGATGTACGCGTGGAGCGAGAACTTCGTGCTCCCGATCAGCCACGACGAGGTGGTGCACGGCAAGGGCACGCTCTGGACCCGGATGCCGGGCGACGCGCGCACCAAGGCGTCGGGCGTGCGCGCCCTGCTGGCCTACATGTGGGGCCACCCCGGCAAGCAGCTGCTGTTCATGGGCCAGGAGTTCGGGCAGGTCCGGGAGTGGTCCGAGGAGCGCAGCCTGGACTGGGACAGCCTCGACGGCTGGGAGGGCGAGCTGCACGCCGGGATCCAGGCACTGACGCGGGATCTCAACGCCGCCTACCGCTCCCACCCCGCGCTGTGGAGCCAGGACACCACCCCGTCGGGCTACGAATGGGTGGACGCCAACGACTCGCAGAACAACGTGCTCAGCTTCCTGCGCTGGGGCAGCGACGGTTCCGTGGTGCTGTGCCTGTACAACTTCTCCGGGCAGACGCACGAGCGGTACCGGGTGGGCGTGCCCTTCGCCGGTTCCTGGCGCGAGATCCTCAACACCGACTCCACGGCCTACGAGGGTTCCGGTGCCGGGAACATGGGCGGGGTCACCGCGGACGCACGCGCGTGGCACGGCCGCGAGGCCTCCGCCGAGGTGGTCCTGGGGCCGAACTCGGCCGTGTGGCTGACCTTCGACGGTGAGGCCGGAGCGTCCCGGTGA
- a CDS encoding alpha-1,4-glucan--maltose-1-phosphate maltosyltransferase has protein sequence MTGRIGIDDIEPVVSGGQYPGKAVVGEVVPVSATVWREGHDAVAASVVVTGPDGTSTYIRMSPAAEPDRFHALFRPDLTGYWSLRIEGWSDPATTWRSAVQKKLAAGQGAGELANDLELGARLLERAAPGVPDGDRGPVLAAAAALRDADRSLLERTGAALHPDITRLLQQYPVRELITKSRTYRVWVDRTRALFGSWYELFPRSTGGWDAEGRPVHGTFHTAAEDLPRVAEMGFDVVYLPPIHPVGTVNRKGRNNTLTPGPDDVGSPWAIGSAAGGHDAVDPALGTLEDFDHFTQRARDLGMEVALDLAFQAAPDHPWAGEHPEWFTVLPDGTIAYAENPPKKYQDIYPINFDDDRTGIYRELLRVTLFWVQRGIEIFRVDNPHTKPPDFWYWLIAEVKKVDPNVLFLAEAFTRPARMYGLAKAGFTQSYTYFTWRTAKWELEEFAREHAAQADVCRPNLWVNTPDILHESLQHGGPGMFAIRAALAATLSPSWGMYSGYELYEHVPVREGSEEYLDSEKYELRPRDYKAAQSRGESLEPWITRLNEIRRRHPALQQLRNLHFHAADNDALIAYSKHDATTGDIVLVVVNLNPFGTESGTVWLDLPALGRDWHERFDVRDEVSGEVYHWGQANFVRLEPWRNVAHILVLPQLDPRQRRELSYREP, from the coding sequence GTGACAGGGCGCATCGGCATCGACGACATCGAACCCGTGGTGTCGGGCGGGCAATACCCCGGAAAGGCGGTCGTCGGCGAGGTCGTGCCGGTGTCCGCGACGGTCTGGCGCGAGGGCCACGACGCCGTCGCCGCCTCGGTCGTCGTGACCGGACCGGACGGCACCTCGACGTACATCCGCATGTCGCCCGCGGCGGAACCGGACCGCTTCCACGCGCTGTTCCGGCCGGATCTGACGGGCTACTGGTCGCTGCGGATCGAGGGCTGGTCGGACCCCGCCACCACCTGGCGCAGCGCCGTGCAGAAGAAGCTCGCCGCCGGGCAGGGGGCCGGCGAACTCGCCAACGACCTGGAACTGGGGGCGCGCCTGCTCGAGCGCGCCGCCCCCGGCGTGCCCGACGGTGACCGGGGCCCGGTGCTCGCCGCGGCCGCCGCCCTCCGCGACGCCGACCGCAGCCTCCTCGAACGGACCGGCGCCGCACTGCATCCCGACATCACCCGGCTGCTGCAGCAGTACCCCGTGCGCGAGCTCATCACGAAGTCGCGCACCTACCGGGTGTGGGTCGATCGCACGCGGGCCCTGTTCGGCTCCTGGTACGAGCTCTTCCCCCGGTCCACCGGCGGCTGGGACGCCGAGGGCCGGCCGGTGCACGGCACCTTCCACACCGCGGCCGAGGACCTGCCCCGCGTCGCCGAGATGGGCTTCGACGTGGTCTACCTGCCGCCGATCCACCCCGTCGGGACCGTGAACCGCAAGGGCCGCAACAACACCCTCACCCCGGGCCCGGACGATGTCGGCTCGCCGTGGGCGATCGGTTCGGCGGCGGGCGGGCACGACGCCGTCGATCCCGCGCTCGGCACGCTCGAGGACTTCGACCACTTCACGCAGCGCGCCCGGGATCTGGGCATGGAGGTGGCGCTGGACCTCGCCTTCCAGGCCGCGCCCGATCACCCCTGGGCCGGTGAGCATCCCGAGTGGTTCACGGTCCTGCCGGACGGGACGATCGCCTACGCCGAGAACCCGCCGAAGAAGTACCAGGACATCTACCCGATCAACTTCGACGACGACCGCACGGGCATCTACCGGGAGCTGCTGCGCGTGACCCTGTTCTGGGTGCAGCGCGGCATCGAGATCTTCCGGGTGGACAACCCGCACACCAAGCCACCGGACTTCTGGTACTGGCTCATCGCCGAGGTGAAGAAGGTCGACCCGAACGTCCTGTTCCTCGCCGAGGCCTTCACCCGCCCGGCGCGGATGTACGGTCTCGCCAAAGCCGGCTTCACGCAGAGCTACACGTACTTCACGTGGCGCACCGCCAAGTGGGAGCTCGAGGAGTTCGCCCGCGAGCACGCGGCGCAGGCCGACGTGTGCCGGCCCAACCTGTGGGTGAACACGCCCGACATCCTGCACGAGAGCCTGCAGCACGGCGGCCCCGGCATGTTCGCCATCCGGGCCGCGCTCGCGGCCACCCTCTCCCCCAGCTGGGGCATGTACTCGGGCTACGAGCTCTACGAGCACGTCCCCGTGCGCGAGGGCAGCGAGGAGTACCTCGATTCGGAGAAGTACGAGCTGCGCCCGCGCGACTACAAGGCGGCGCAGAGCCGGGGCGAGTCGCTGGAACCGTGGATCACCCGCCTCAACGAGATCCGGCGCCGGCACCCCGCCCTGCAGCAGCTGCGCAACCTGCACTTCCACGCCGCCGACAACGACGCCCTCATCGCCTACAGCAAACACGACGCCACCACCGGCGACATCGTGCTGGTGGTGGTGAACCTCAACCCGTTCGGCACCGAATCCGGCACGGTGTGGCTGGATCTGCCCGCGCTCGGCCGGGACTGGCACGAGCGCTTCGACGTTCGCGACGAGGTCTCCGGCGAGGTGTACCACTGGGGGCAGGCGAACTTCGTCCGGCTGGAGCCCTGGCGCAACGTCGCCCACATCCTGGTGCTCCCGCAGCTCGACCCCCGGCAGCGCCGGGAGTTGTCCTACCGGGAGCCCTAG
- a CDS encoding ATP-dependent DNA helicase: MTEPPIVPKLLDTAVTALGGSKRDGQVRMAAAVAHSLDTGEHLAVQAGTGTGKSLAYLVPAIRHAVTSGKTVVVSTATIALQQQLVDRDLPRLAKALKKDLGREPEFAILKGRGNYLCLNKLHSSVASEPDSEELFDPFAASRLGREMKRLREWSSDTETGDRDELTPAVGDQSWRLVSVGARECLGATNCTYGQDCFAEAARKRTGQVDVVVTNHALLAIDAMTEVKVLPDHDAVIVDEAHELVDRVTSVATAELTGATVAAAARRAGKLVEEEIADALVAASESLTGLLEDCGARRWLGLPDGAGPALAAVRDAAWATRTAVGPARGANLDSDAAAARSAALTALDDVHDTAVRVLTAFDEPDESKRRDVVWTSDVPNRGGGFRRTLYVAPLSVGGLLRTRLFGESTVVLTSATLAVGGAFDTVAGSWGLPRSDGAPSPEPGRDPALATGTKPDAKLEWSHIDVGSPFDYARSGILYVATKLPPPGRDGTNPVVLDEIETLIKAAGGRTLGLFSSTRAAKAAAEALRERIDTPILCQGEGNTGQLVRDFAADPATSLFGTLSLWQGVDVPGPSLSLVLIDRIPFPRPDDPLLTARQRAVESRGGNGFMAVAATHAALLLAQGVGRLLRSTDDKGVVAVLDSRLATARYGGFLRATLPPFWETANRDTAVAALQRLAQS, translated from the coding sequence GTGACCGAACCGCCGATCGTGCCGAAACTGCTGGATACCGCGGTCACCGCGCTCGGCGGAAGCAAGCGCGACGGGCAGGTGCGGATGGCCGCGGCCGTCGCCCATTCCCTCGACACCGGCGAGCACCTCGCCGTGCAGGCCGGCACCGGCACCGGCAAGTCCCTGGCGTACCTCGTGCCCGCGATCCGGCACGCCGTCACCTCCGGCAAGACGGTGGTCGTCAGCACCGCGACCATCGCGTTGCAGCAGCAGCTCGTCGACCGCGACCTGCCACGACTGGCGAAGGCGCTGAAGAAGGACTTGGGCCGCGAGCCCGAGTTCGCCATTCTCAAGGGACGCGGCAACTACCTGTGCCTGAACAAGCTGCACAGCTCCGTGGCCTCCGAGCCGGACAGCGAGGAGCTCTTCGACCCGTTCGCCGCATCCCGGCTGGGCCGGGAGATGAAACGCCTGCGCGAGTGGAGCAGCGACACCGAGACCGGCGACCGCGACGAGCTCACCCCCGCCGTGGGCGACCAGTCCTGGCGGCTGGTCAGCGTGGGCGCCCGCGAGTGCCTCGGCGCGACGAACTGCACCTACGGCCAGGACTGCTTCGCCGAGGCCGCCCGCAAGCGCACCGGGCAGGTGGACGTGGTGGTCACCAACCACGCCCTGCTCGCGATCGACGCGATGACCGAGGTCAAGGTGCTCCCCGACCACGACGCGGTCATCGTCGACGAGGCGCACGAGCTGGTGGACCGGGTCACCTCCGTCGCCACCGCCGAACTCACGGGCGCCACCGTCGCCGCGGCGGCCCGCCGCGCGGGCAAGCTGGTCGAGGAGGAGATCGCCGACGCGCTCGTCGCGGCCTCGGAGTCCCTGACCGGACTGTTGGAGGACTGCGGCGCACGGCGCTGGCTGGGCCTGCCCGACGGTGCCGGGCCCGCCCTCGCCGCCGTCCGCGACGCCGCCTGGGCCACGCGCACCGCGGTGGGCCCCGCGCGCGGCGCCAACCTCGACTCCGATGCGGCGGCCGCGCGCAGCGCCGCCCTCACCGCCCTCGATGACGTGCACGACACCGCCGTCCGCGTGCTCACCGCGTTCGACGAGCCCGACGAGTCCAAGCGGCGCGACGTGGTGTGGACCTCCGACGTTCCCAACCGCGGCGGCGGCTTCCGCCGGACGCTGTACGTCGCGCCGCTGTCCGTGGGCGGACTGCTGCGCACCCGCCTGTTCGGGGAGTCGACGGTGGTCCTCACCTCCGCGACGCTCGCGGTCGGCGGCGCCTTCGACACCGTCGCCGGCTCGTGGGGCCTGCCGCGCTCCGACGGCGCACCGTCGCCGGAGCCCGGCCGGGACCCCGCGCTGGCGACCGGCACGAAGCCCGACGCGAAGCTGGAGTGGAGCCACATCGACGTCGGCTCGCCCTTCGACTACGCCCGCTCCGGCATCCTCTACGTCGCGACGAAGCTGCCCCCGCCCGGCCGGGACGGCACCAACCCCGTCGTGCTCGACGAGATCGAGACCCTGATCAAGGCCGCGGGCGGCCGGACACTGGGACTGTTCAGCTCCACCCGGGCGGCGAAGGCCGCCGCCGAGGCGCTGCGCGAGCGGATCGACACGCCCATCCTGTGCCAGGGCGAGGGGAACACCGGCCAGCTGGTGCGCGATTTCGCCGCCGACCCCGCCACCTCGCTGTTCGGCACGTTGAGCCTGTGGCAGGGCGTCGACGTGCCCGGCCCGTCGCTCTCGCTCGTCCTCATCGACCGGATCCCGTTTCCCCGCCCCGACGATCCACTGCTCACCGCCCGCCAGCGCGCGGTCGAATCGCGCGGCGGCAACGGCTTCATGGCCGTCGCGGCGACGCACGCGGCGCTGCTGCTGGCGCAGGGCGTCGGGCGGCTGCTGCGCTCGACCGACGACAAGGGCGTCGTCGCCGTGCTGGACTCGCGGCTGGCCACGGCCCGGTACGGCGGCTTCCTGCGGGCCACGCTCCCGCCCTTCTGGGAGACCGCGAACCGCGACACCGCGGTGGCCGCACTGCAGCGACTCGCGCAGTCCTGA
- a CDS encoding GntR family transcriptional regulator — protein MPAADGVPTAAERAHAHIRDAIVGGGLEPGTMLSENALAAELSMSRTPVRAALARLQEEGWVRIYPQRGAQVLGLSAQEIRESAQLRLALESAGVFHSDEAARRDLDARMQPNLAEQERALHAGDFPAFAEAAMAFHSAFVDLAGNALMTATYGRLRDRQRFSLTHHAGRIIGDADAVIADHRAVLAAAVAGDAVEFTRLLDAHQRDSYGTGGPHL, from the coding sequence ATGCCCGCAGCCGACGGCGTCCCGACCGCGGCCGAACGCGCGCACGCCCACATCCGCGATGCGATCGTCGGCGGCGGCCTGGAGCCCGGGACCATGCTCAGCGAGAACGCCCTGGCCGCCGAGCTGTCGATGAGCCGGACCCCCGTGCGCGCGGCGCTGGCCCGGCTGCAGGAGGAGGGCTGGGTCCGCATCTATCCCCAGCGCGGCGCGCAGGTCCTCGGCCTCTCCGCCCAGGAGATCCGCGAGTCCGCGCAGCTGCGGCTCGCCCTGGAATCGGCGGGCGTCTTCCACTCCGACGAGGCCGCCCGCCGCGACCTCGACGCGCGCATGCAACCCAACCTCGCCGAGCAGGAACGAGCCCTGCACGCGGGCGACTTCCCCGCCTTCGCCGAGGCCGCCATGGCGTTCCACAGCGCCTTCGTCGACCTCGCCGGCAACGCCCTGATGACGGCGACCTACGGACGACTGCGCGACCGGCAGCGGTTCTCGCTCACGCACCACGCCGGCCGCATCATCGGCGATGCGGACGCGGTGATCGCCGACCACCGCGCGGTGCTCGCTGCGGCCGTCGCCGGCGACGCCGTGGAGTTCACCCGCCTCCTCGACGCCCACCAGCGCGACAGTTACGGCACCGGCGGCCCGCACCTCTGA
- a CDS encoding MFS transporter, whose translation MDTDVAIDAEVERERVQRRTLAVVMAGQVLGGAGLAAGITVGALLAQDMLGSASLTGLPVAMFTFGSAFAAYLVGRISQRAGRRVGLAAGFAAGAAGATGVVLAAAIGSVPLLFASFLVYGAGTATNLQARYAGTDLAAPSRRATAISLALVSTTIGAVAGPNLVEPLGGLARALGLPSLSGPFLLAAVAYAAAGAVLFLLLRPDPLLLARELGRSEGGAAAPVATGTGVRPAAHLGAAVMVVTQIGMTAVMTMTPVHMQAHHHGLGAVGMVIGLHVAGMYLPSPITGLLVDRLGRIPMVAASGAVLAAAGLLAALGPGDSLAANIVALVLLGIGWNIGLVAGTALVVDGTDLGERARVQGKVDVLIALSGAGGGLASGVVVSAWTYPALGLGVAALTVVALGAALARWRPDRT comes from the coding sequence ATGGACACGGACGTGGCGATCGACGCCGAGGTGGAACGCGAGCGGGTGCAACGCCGCACGCTTGCGGTGGTCATGGCGGGGCAGGTGCTCGGCGGCGCGGGCCTCGCCGCCGGGATCACGGTGGGCGCCCTGCTGGCACAGGACATGCTCGGCTCGGCCTCGCTCACCGGCCTGCCGGTCGCGATGTTCACCTTCGGCTCGGCGTTCGCGGCGTACCTCGTGGGGCGGATCAGCCAGCGCGCAGGGCGCCGCGTCGGCCTCGCCGCGGGCTTCGCCGCCGGCGCGGCGGGCGCGACGGGCGTCGTCCTCGCGGCGGCGATCGGGAGCGTGCCGCTGCTGTTCGCGTCCTTCCTCGTCTACGGCGCCGGCACCGCCACCAACCTGCAGGCGCGCTACGCGGGCACCGATCTCGCGGCGCCGTCGCGTCGCGCGACGGCGATCAGCCTCGCGCTCGTCTCGACCACGATCGGGGCCGTGGCCGGCCCGAACCTGGTGGAGCCGCTGGGCGGTCTGGCCCGCGCCCTGGGACTGCCGTCCCTGTCGGGTCCGTTCCTGCTCGCCGCCGTCGCCTACGCCGCCGCGGGCGCGGTGCTCTTCCTGCTGCTGCGGCCGGACCCGCTGCTGCTGGCCCGTGAGCTCGGCCGGAGCGAGGGTGGCGCCGCCGCGCCCGTGGCGACCGGGACCGGCGTGCGCCCGGCCGCCCACCTGGGGGCCGCGGTCATGGTGGTGACCCAGATCGGGATGACCGCGGTGATGACGATGACGCCCGTGCACATGCAGGCGCACCACCACGGGCTCGGCGCCGTGGGCATGGTGATCGGCCTGCACGTCGCCGGTATGTACCTGCCCTCGCCGATCACGGGGCTGCTGGTGGACCGGCTCGGGCGGATCCCGATGGTGGCGGCCTCCGGCGCGGTGCTCGCCGCCGCAGGCCTGCTCGCGGCGCTCGGCCCGGGCGACAGTCTCGCGGCCAACATCGTCGCCCTGGTCCTGCTCGGGATCGGCTGGAACATCGGCCTGGTCGCGGGTACCGCCCTCGTGGTCGACGGGACGGACCTGGGCGAGCGCGCGCGGGTGCAGGGCAAGGTCGACGTGCTGATCGCGCTCTCCGGCGCCGGCGGCGGGCTCGCCTCCGGCGTGGTCGTCTCGGCCTGGACCTACCCGGCGTTGGGGCTGGGCGTCGCGGCGCTCACCGTGGTGGCGCTGGGCGCGGCGCTGGCCCGCTGGCGGCCCGACCGGACCTGA
- a CDS encoding LysR family transcriptional regulator has translation MELHQLRYFVAVADRGSFTAAADELHVAQSGVSTQVAKLERELGHRLFDRGGRTVEVTPEGAQLLPPARAALAAVESVRTAADELAGVVRGHVRLGTVIGCTLPGYLAGFAAFRAAHPEVTVDVAEGNSDELIGGLLVGALDVALVAHARPLPQALAGRRLLREPLAAVVPDGHDWAGRASVSCADLAGTTVLCLPPGTGVRTALAITCAAERTALEPRVQAHSPDALLALAAHGAGVAVLTASMAAGRAGLTTVPLARSARTELSLATRAAPSAAASAMTRTLLTHLTDDQVRSGRQRASAAPSATTVSAATPSPNAG, from the coding sequence ATGGAACTGCACCAGCTGCGCTACTTCGTCGCGGTCGCCGATCGCGGCTCCTTCACCGCGGCGGCCGACGAACTGCACGTCGCCCAGTCGGGCGTCTCCACCCAGGTGGCCAAGCTCGAACGCGAACTGGGGCACCGGCTCTTCGATCGTGGCGGGCGGACCGTCGAGGTCACGCCCGAAGGCGCCCAGCTCCTACCGCCCGCCCGCGCTGCGCTCGCCGCCGTCGAGTCCGTCCGCACCGCCGCCGACGAGCTGGCCGGCGTCGTCCGCGGTCACGTGCGGCTCGGGACCGTGATCGGCTGCACCCTCCCCGGCTACCTCGCCGGCTTCGCCGCCTTCCGCGCGGCGCACCCCGAGGTCACCGTCGATGTGGCGGAGGGGAACTCGGACGAGCTGATCGGGGGTCTGCTCGTCGGCGCGCTCGACGTCGCCCTCGTCGCGCACGCCCGGCCGCTGCCGCAGGCACTGGCCGGACGCCGGCTCCTCCGCGAGCCGCTCGCGGCCGTGGTCCCGGACGGCCACGACTGGGCCGGACGGGCGTCGGTCTCCTGCGCCGACCTCGCCGGTACGACGGTGCTGTGCCTACCGCCCGGCACCGGCGTGCGCACCGCGCTCGCGATCACCTGCGCCGCCGAGCGCACCGCCCTCGAGCCGCGCGTGCAGGCGCACTCCCCCGACGCCCTCCTGGCGCTCGCGGCGCACGGCGCGGGCGTCGCGGTGCTCACCGCGTCGATGGCCGCGGGCCGGGCCGGGCTGACGACGGTGCCCCTCGCGCGCTCGGCTCGGACGGAGCTCTCCCTCGCCACGCGGGCGGCACCGTCCGCCGCGGCGAGCGCGATGACCCGCACGCTGCTGACGCACCTGACGGACGATCAGGTCCGGTCGGGCCGCCAGCGGGCCAGCGCCGCGCCCAGCGCCACCACGGTGAGCGCCGCGACGCCCAGCCCCAACGCCGGGTAG
- a CDS encoding nuclear transport factor 2 family protein, translated as MTENISPRRIAEIYFACWENKDFAPLRPYLAPDCTFTGVFGVAHGPDEFLQGLAGMAAGTEALAVRARVADERNVITWFDLAMGGAPATAVANWTQVEGGRITAVNVTFDPREILAASA; from the coding sequence ATGACCGAGAACATCAGCCCCCGCCGCATCGCCGAGATCTACTTCGCCTGCTGGGAGAACAAGGATTTCGCGCCCCTGCGCCCGTACCTGGCGCCCGACTGCACCTTCACCGGCGTCTTCGGCGTCGCCCACGGTCCCGACGAATTCCTCCAGGGGCTCGCGGGCATGGCCGCGGGCACCGAAGCGCTCGCGGTGCGCGCCCGCGTCGCCGACGAGCGCAACGTCATCACCTGGTTCGACCTCGCGATGGGCGGCGCCCCGGCGACCGCGGTCGCCAACTGGACCCAGGTCGAGGGCGGCCGGATCACGGCGGTGAACGTGACCTTCGATCCGCGCGAGATCCTCGCAGCCTCCGCCTGA
- a CDS encoding TetR/AcrR family transcriptional regulator, giving the protein MTETEGRRYSGVSADARRAERRGRFLDAALTVVARDGVAAASARSLCAESGLHARYFREAFASPDDVLAEAFDAMAQTLMADVAAAITAVPVDATDAVERKVRAGVRGSLTAIAADPRWAALLTSADVHPGLRDRREALTDRLAAAMAAQAQEILDDPPAPEDALLSARLIAVGGMHLSIAASAGRIDASPAVVEEIMVASILGNRELSAVLRRLRTGSD; this is encoded by the coding sequence ATGACCGAGACCGAGGGGCGCCGCTACAGCGGGGTCAGTGCCGACGCGCGACGAGCGGAGCGCCGGGGCCGGTTCCTCGACGCCGCTCTCACCGTGGTCGCCCGGGACGGGGTGGCGGCGGCGAGTGCCCGCTCGCTCTGTGCGGAATCGGGCCTGCACGCCAGATACTTCCGCGAGGCCTTCGCGTCGCCCGACGACGTGCTCGCCGAGGCCTTCGACGCGATGGCGCAGACGCTGATGGCGGACGTGGCCGCGGCGATCACCGCCGTGCCGGTGGACGCCACCGATGCGGTGGAACGCAAGGTGCGGGCGGGCGTGCGCGGATCCCTCACGGCCATCGCCGCCGATCCCCGGTGGGCCGCCCTGCTCACGAGTGCCGACGTCCACCCCGGGCTCCGCGATCGGCGCGAGGCGCTCACGGATCGGCTCGCCGCGGCGATGGCGGCCCAGGCGCAGGAGATCCTCGACGATCCTCCGGCGCCGGAGGACGCGCTGCTCTCCGCGCGACTGATCGCGGTCGGGGGGATGCACCTGTCGATCGCCGCGAGCGCCGGGCGGATCGACGCCTCACCGGCGGTGGTCGAGGAGATCATGGTGGCGAGCATCCTCGGCAATCGCGAACTCTCGGCGGTTCTCCGGCGACTTCGGACGGGCTCCGACTAG